Within the Cryptococcus neoformans var. neoformans B-3501A chromosome 1, whole genome shotgun sequence genome, the region CATGGCGATATGGTGAATTTGTAGGGCAACTACACCGTCACGCTCATCCCCGGTGATGGTATTGGCCCTGAAATTGCCAACAGTGTTAAACAAATCTTCAAAGCTGCCCAGGTATGTCTCATGACGATTGTATGTGAGGAACGGAATTGACGTGTAACTTTACAGGTTCCCATTGTctgggaagaggttgacgTGACTCCTATCCTCAAGGACGGTAAGACCGTCATCCCTGACGATGCCATCAAGAGTATCAAGAAGAATACCGTTGCTCTTAAGGGTCCTCTTGCTACCCCCAGTATGTTCTTTTCTTTGGTTTTTCAAAGGATATTGCCGGTGTTGACAGGCTGCGATGAAAAGTCGGCAAGGGTCACGTTTCTCTTAACCTCACACTGCGACGaaccttctctctcttcgccAACGTGCGACCTTGTGTTTCTATTAAGGGTTACAAGACTCCTTACGACAACGTCAATACTGTTTTGATAAGGGAGAACACCGAAGGAGAGTACTCCGGTATCGAGCACGAAGTGCGTTTAGTTCGTTCGAATTTAGTTTCATAATGACTCACAAGGCGCATAGATCGTCGATGGTGTCGTTCAGTCTATTAAGCTTATCACCCGAGAGGCCTCTGAGCGTGAGTGGTCTCTTGTTTTCTAGTAGTTCTGAAAACGACACTGATACTGTGTAGGTGTTGCCCGATACGCCTTCCATTACGCTTCTGAAAGTGGCAGGAACAAGGTTACTGCCGTCCACAAGGCTAACATCATGTTGGTGTCATCTCCGTCAAGTAAAAGGTCAAAGAACAGGCTGACAAGAGTACTGATCCGTAGGAAGATGTCCGACGGGATGTTCCTTACTGCCTGTAGGGATGTTGCCAAGGAGTACCCTAACATTTCTTACGACGAGGATCTCCTCGACCGAGTTTGCTTGAGGGTAATTGAGAAAATTGTCGGTGAATTGACATGAGCTAATTGATCAATAGATTGCTTCCGAtccctctcctttcgcCGACCGAGTTATGGTCATGCCTAACTTGTGCGCTGATTTTAGCATGTGTTAATAATGATTGCTAATTCCTCATAGGTACGGTGACATTCTTTCTGACTTGTCTGCCGGTCTTATCGGTGGTCTCGGTCTTACTCCCTCTGGTAACATCGGCAAGGTCAGTCTTTCACATGATTATGGGTCGCCTAGCATAGAACTCACTGGCGACAAATAGGACGCTTCCATCTTCGAGGCTGTTCACGGTTCTGCACCCGACATTGAAGGCAAGGGCCTTGCGAACCCCACcgctctcctcctctcctcattGATGATGCTCCGGTAAGTGACACAGATCCCTTCCGTCATTGTCCCGGCCCTGTATCCTAGCGTGCCTGATCATACACATCCTTTGGCTCGTAACGTGGCTGACTTGTTTGTCCACAGACACATGAGTCTTTACGAGCTCGCCGACAAGATCGAGAAGGCCGCTCTTTCCGTAAGTGGAACTCCCTGGCTCTTCCACACGTTCGAAATGCTGATACAAGTATCTTAGACTATCGCTGAGGGCAAGGCTATTACCCGAGACCTCGGTGGTAAGGCCGGCACCAAGGAGTACACTGACGCTATCCTCTCCAAGCTTTAAAAAGTTTTGTTTGTAGAGGTTCTAGAGGGATGaacaaaaaaaattaaGAACTTTGTTCTGACAATATTTGCTTAATTCGACGCATTCTTTGTGACGGCGAAATCCTTGGATCGTGGCTCTATCAGGTTTACTATTCAAGTTGGGTATGCGCTACGCAAAGCAGCATCCGAGCCTTTCAGCATCCATTACATCCGTCCCAATTTTCAGGTTTGAAGATTCCTCATCGACACGAAACATGAGGCCGGATCTCAAAGGACGATAGATAATCATTGTCCATCGTCATAAACATGGAGgacttcttccatcatggTAATAACCTGGCATTTTTATGTTTCCATGGCTCAGGCGTATAACAACTACTGCTGGTGATTGACCTGCAATAGGCGCTCTACAGTTAAATGGAGTAGTCAGGGTTCACTTTAGTACTGAAACACTATCTATCTATTTCTTACCTACCACTAAAAAAAGGATGACTGTAGAAGAAGGCTTACGTCTAGAATCCGCGCAGACGTTGATGGGAGGTCCCTCCACACCAGGAAGAAAAATTTGACTTTTTTTCGAAGTCATATTTATGACAGCTGCCTCTATTTGCACACTTCCCGTGGTGTATGCCTGCTATTGAGCGTAGGCCGATTGTTGTGCACgatgtttcttcttctccctaACATAATCAAATCCTCAGCAGGGATCACTACTTCCCGCAGGAGGTTGTCGCGAGACGATTCTCTTTTTTGCTATATTCGGTATCTGTGCAGATATTATTGCTATGAAAACATACAGCTGGAGCAGCTAGCATCGTGTAGCTGGTCGATCTGCCGCTGGTGATTTGTAGTTGTTGTTACTGTAGTCCTCTACGGCTGCTGCGCGAACGCAGTAATCGAATGAATTTCCCTGTCCGGCGGCTACATATTTGTTTAGGCCCGGCCATTGTTTCTTGATCTTATCTCTTATCTTAATCACAGTAATAGCAAAGGTCGATCGGTCCGTTGTTGAGCTGGTGAGATTGATCCGATCTCGTTCTGCTCTCCGTGTCCGTTGTCCATGTCGGCTTTTTTGGCAAAACAAATAAAACTCAAGGAAGTCCGCGTACGTACTTGCGACTTGTTCGTTCCTGCATGATGATCTTTGGTATTCCAGACTCTCAGACTCTGGTTTTGCTTTTTATCATGATGAAAAATGCTTCACACAAAATTAATATTTATTAATAAGCTGCTGTCATGTTATTCAACGAAGGAAGACAATCATCATATTGGTATATAATGCCCCATATGCCATCGATATCTCgttatccttctttctccgttctttcctcgtcctctgtCCCTCTTCAGTAGTGTTAACTGATGATAATGGTCGGCGATGCTGTCAGTCCGTTTCCTTTCTACTATTGAAGGATCTAAttaaaaagaaaaaataagATGTGTCGACCTTGGACCATCAGTTCAAAATCCAACCtgttgggaagaagaacagatGCGTCGCTTCTTGCAGCCAACTTGCAGCTGATGGACAAAAGTTGTAGTCATCATACATGACAAGTCTCTATCTAAAATCCCCTCACTTGGCCTCCTCCGAATTCGACGCACCTTATAAATTCTTGTCTGGACCCGATGCTATAATATGTAGGTACACGCTTTCGTCGTCGCATCATCGTAGTAGCCTTGTTTATGATAATCATTTTTTACCTCAACTTTCGAGGACCCCAATCATAATTATTGCTGGTCTGCTGGAGGCCTACTACTTGCTGTGTTTCGGGAAGTATATAAGCTCTGCGCTCCCAACAATAAGGTGTACAGTGTCGGTAAGTAGTACTAACAACAACTGATGATAATGTAAATACTGACCTGTGTCCTTTTTTTGTTACCTGCGTACGTAGTCCGTTGTATTATACCAACGTAACGTATGTTCGTGTTGCTcccccatcctcttctttctccgtCCTTCCTGAACCACGCCCGCGAACGAAGATTACTGAATACGGCGTCTCGTTCCTGTTCAACGCTCGGCGATATTGAAACACTTCTCAACTTAATTAccctgttcttcttctttggttGGGGAGTCATCCTTCCGTGTTTCGCCGGACTCTTCAACTCATATTAGCTTCTTTGTACTCCTTCGTCTTGATATCCATATCTTGCCCCATTCTAACCCCCTTGTTCTGGTTAGTATCTGGGATGCCCTCTTAAAGCTCCCAAAGCCAAAGGAAAGCTGTGAAAAAAAGCGGAGGGCAAACGCGCGCGAGCTGAGGATCCAAAGAATTCGAGAAAAAGGGACGTGACGACTTATTACTCAACAACGTCATCGACGACTTCCATCATTTCACGATGCTAAAAACTGCTGCtgtttttatttatttagTTGCAGGCGAGTCCACTCCCAAGCCAAACAAGTGGGCAACAAGCTTCCATAAACCTTTCATTTGCTTTTGCTtaatcttccatccccgTTTCTCAGTTCCGTTTCAATTGTCGCCTATTGGAGAACACGGTTTGCTTTTTGCACCATTATCACCACGGCAATACCTTTCAAATCTCAACGTGCAGAGAAGTCGTTCCTCAGCATCCACAAAGAAAGCAGGTACTTTCCACGTACGCTCAACGAAAATCCAAGGGCCAGAAAGACAGTCCAAACAGTACCAGTGTTCGTTCACACACGCACACGTACAGACAGACACACGCGCGCACGCGCATCTGTAACCTGCGAGCCCATTGCCACCACCCACCACTGGTATCACTACCGTGTATCCATTACGTTGCGATTGTAATAGATTTTTTGCTTTCTTGACTCCGCATATATAACGCATATCTGGCGCAGAGCCAGGGCGATCGATCTCTACCCAAAACGCGGACATCGTTCCTTCAAACGGATCATTAGTCTGTCTAAGACAGAAGACGAAAGTTTAGGAGTAGAAATCGACACTTAAAGAAGATTGTAAGAGGTCACAGCGCGTAAGTGACAGCCTTACCATCGTACGCGATTCTTCGCCGACGCGACCGAAACATGAAGGGCTAATACTGCTTGCTTCTAGGGCAGACGTGCAATCCGCAGGTCCTGTGCATCCGAACCAAATAGGATCCATAATCCACACACGACGACGCGTCGCCTCGGGCTGCTTGTCATTGCTTGGCCGTGATTCATCACCGATAAAACGGCCGTGGCGTCGTAGCCTCTGTATAACCATCAGTCTATCATTACTTTCCTCTCGCGCAGTATACATCAATCAATAGTcgctttttgttcttgaaCTCCCGACGTCCGCGTAACACTACCTGCCGACACGATTTACACCGCCATGACTTCTTTTTCAGATACCTCGTCCGCATCTCCTCTGCCCGTCACACCCTCATCGAGTCGACGCGCGCCATCTCCTGTGGTGGCCGCGTCTTCTCTCGCCACTCACGATCTTTCTACTCCTGTATCATCCGGTCCTTATATCACCCCGCCTCCATCGCTTCGACTGTACTCTTCTGCCCTCAAGGAAAAAATGGCTGCTGGTATGACTGCAGCAATGCGCGAGCTGAAGGGTGATCGAGACGGACGAGAGCGCAAATACGACGTAGAATATGGGTACGATGAAGATCCTATCGAACGCCACGTGAAACTATTCCTCACTCCTCGAACTGCCATTCGTCCTGACCGTCCTCGGCCATCGTTATCCCATCTGTCAACTAGCGCAAGCATCAGACCTGTATCAGCACCTCCAGCAGTCAAGAGTGCAAAACTCCGTGTGACGGATGATGGATATGGCGTCAATATGACAGTGGATGATTCACAACGGATCGAGCTTGCAGTGTCAGACGAAAGCGATACCGAGATGTTAGCAGCGTCTCCATCTACTGTCGGACAGTCGCCAGTGTTGACGCGCGAGCGAGACTCGTTTGTGCCAGGATTAATCAAATTTCACCGTGCCTATCCCAGTTCCAGCAGTTTAATGCCTCCTCGACCTGATGCCTGGCGGACAGACAGCACAGGTTCTACCGCGAGTAGCATTGCTAGTGAAGCCAGCTTTGAAGCTATTAAAGCGGAGGACATGGTTAGCCTGTatggtggaggaggcggcGTGAAACGGGCTGAGGGTCCTTTTCACGAAGAGACATATTGGGGAGATGAATCAGAATGGGGTTTCAACCGGGCATCTATGCTTTCAACTTCGACCAATGAAACCGTTCGACCCGCTAAAACTCCCAAACGAACACCCACCTCCACCGTCCACACGTCATCTCCTACAGCTACTCTTGCCTGTTCGTTATTGCCACGTGCCACGCTCTCGCCTGCTCCACATCAGCAACCGCCTCCGCGCCGGCCAGGGTGCTCACAGCAGATGAGTGCGGCGAgcgatgatggaagaagcatTGATGGCTTAGGTGATCTTAGCATGGAAAACGACCCTGTATGGCTAAAAGAGAGGACGCTCAGTGAAAAGATGGTGCTTCAAGCAGGGTTAAGAAGTCAACGGCAGAGAGTAGAAGTTAGAAGAAGATAATGAGATGCTAAATAGGTGATTGAGGGATAAGCAGGGAGTTTGGGTCGCTATATTTGGCTTTTTGGTCTGTTGTGGCATTCATTATTTATGTTGTAAGCATGCTGGCATGCTGTAGCGTATACTCTGAATAATTATCCTATATATtatgaagagaaaaagaaagcaCGTCTGATGCTGTTTATGCGTATTACGTACACCTTAGTGATGACATACGCTTACTATGATAGCAGAGCCATTGTTGTTGGTCAGGTCGTCATTCGTGAAACGAAGATAAAGGAAAGATGACAAACTACATAACGGATTGACCTGTTATGCCTGTGTTCGTTATGCGTAATTTGTCGTCTGTTTACCGTATAACTGTTTGTGACGCTTCGTGATGGTTTTCAAAAAGAACCTCTTTGCTAGTCACGCCCCGCGTGTGGCCGTCATGGGCAATTATTTAAGATAACACCCTGCCCAGTTCCTTATTAATCATTGCTGGTCGTTCTTTGAACACCGCTTGTTTCTTTCGTCATGTGCTATCCACTAATTTTGAGGGGATGAAGACGTTTTGCTACGAAGTCAGGCGCCTCTCCTACATGATTTGCTTGTCACTTGTTTATAATATGGTGAGAAAAAGCTTTCGCTTATTGTGTGGGTTCAACGAAGAAGGTAGTTAGTAGCTCATTGGCCGAGATCAATATAGTACCTACGTAACGAATAGCTCATGATCTGGCAAGTTTCTTACAATATACCGTGTTGATCACCCTTTCACCTCCTTTGACGCCATATACGAGCCTTGGATAATCTCATTCCTCTTGATGACCTCCTCGGAGGATAAGCAATATAAAAGGATCCTTGATGTACAATGTTGTCTGCTCGTTTACATgccttgaagaagcttgatTTGTACACACTGGGTTTCATaactctcttcttttcatctaCGCATATGATCTAATCACAACTGGGTTTTCATCACCATGATCTATAAAAAAAGGCAGGGTCAGAAGGTCTTCGAGGTCAGACAAGTTCAAAttttttttccatcctctccacaACCACCATGTCATCCGCTGATCAAAACTCGACCTTTTCAGCAACATATCCACAAGGCAGTTCGAGGTAGGAACTCAAATAGCTCTTACGTACCTTACGTACTTACTCGAGATATTGGGCTGTGGATAGTCCCAATGTCACAACCCTCCTCGACGTCCCTCCCAGGCTCTCAAGCGAGATTCCCCGCCGGTCTTATTCCAGCGCCGAGCCTCCAAAATGGGAATTAGCCCTCGCGAGCAAACCTTCACTAGACCTCCCAGAGAGAAGTAGTTCGGCCCCTTTCCCGTCATCTGTGGGCCCATCCAGGCAGAATAGGAGTATCTCGAAGAAATTCGCAGAAAGTCATCGACCAGTACGACAGGAAGGCGCTCACTATTCTGAGAATGCGCACTGGTTGTTTGTATCCCCTGGCATGACTGATGATGGACAGTTCGCAAGCAGAACAGTGCTGTCCCGAAAGAAGCCTTCACAGTGGGCTATTTCAGACTATGATCGGTACcaagacgaggaagattgCAGACCACCTGATCTTCCATGGTGGGATAGCGCAGTAAGTGACGCAACGCGGTGGTACAAAGAACGCTGTAAAGCTTCCGGATTCGTGAGTGCATCGCAGATCGCACCCTATGGGTAAGTATACGCTAAGGCATCGGATTGCCAGGATATTACTCAGCCGGCAAACCGTCAACGAGCCATCACAGAGTGGTCGTCTGTCGTTGCTAGCACTATCAAGCCCCTGCTGAAGCACAATTCCTCTGGATTTGTCATTCATCCAAAGTTGGCGATCGTCACTGACGAGGATATAGATTTCGCTCTCCGCAATGAATATTCGTTTCAAGATGGAGAGTATGCCCCTGTGATTGTCAGCCGCAGCGGTACTCAACATGGTTCAGATATCATCCGAGTGAAGACCGAGGAAGAGTGCGGTTCTCGCTCGTCGGctacttcttctcgtcttgCGGTCCCCAATGCGCATTTGATAATTCATTCAGAGTATGCATCAGACTCAGGTGCTCCACCAGCCGTCCATACTCGGCTCGCGCTCCCTTCCGATCCCGCACTTCTGAGCAAAACTTCCCCGGCCGTGTACGCCTTGTTCGACCCTGAAGATACTGAGGCGCAGCAATCAATGCAGAGTGTCATTAACCAGGCAGTTGAGGCTTTTGATCAGTTTGATCGTGATCCGTACAGATCGAGGGTTATCGAAAAAGGCCTGATGGGCCACTCTAGGAGAACTTGGAGTGAACATACTCGAGATCCGATCGATAAAAGCAAATACCTCTCGAAATACACGGCCGCCTTCCTCGCGAGCTTTTTTGACGAACCTGGCGATAATGAGGAAAACACCCAGGGGACAGTATCCGGCGCATATTTGACACCGGAAGTGGTTTCCTTGCACGGACATAAGAACAGCACGTGGGAAAGTTGCCTTGAAAATGGTACAATACATCCAGCATTTCTGTGTGATTCGTCGTCCATCAAGCAAGAAATTACCGAAGATGTGCAGGGGCGACTTCAAGGACTGTCAGGATATGGAGGACCAGAGTTTGAGACGCCGCCGCCACCTTATGAAAGTCAAGAAAATCTTCAGGAAGATCATTGGGAGGCTGGATCATTGTTCCTTGATTttgtggaggatggagaatcAAGTCAGCTCCCAAGTCGAAGGACTGGCGGTGTTAGATCCGTGTTCTCCCGTAGTTTCTGGACGAGAGACCGAGGGACAGATGGACGTGAAGACTTCCAAGACTCTAGGACTCCCAGAAGGTCATTAAGGGCTTCTTTGATATTGAGACTGTTGGGGAACAGCGACCTGTCTGACCTTTAAGCCTTGATGCAAAATCTAAAGTCGATCATTGACCAAACTTCATGCTGAGCTGAGCAGAAAAGTTGAAAATTATTAATCAGTTGGTGTTCTGTTATTGATAGCAAGCCTGATGTGCAAAATGGTTCAGCAGTACAATCCATGGTAAAATGCATACATACACTACCTCCCTCTCAGTCTTTACTGATTCTtgtcctttccttcttcttgtccccCCAAGCTCATGGCAATAGCTCTAGCAATGGCtgcctcctcatcttcatcctcctccatctcaata harbors:
- a CDS encoding hypothetical protein (Match to ESTs gb|CF193632.1|CF193632, gb|CF193631.1|CF193631, gb|CF184521.1|CF184521; HMMPfam hit to Iso_dh, Isocitrate/isopropylmalate dehydrogenase, score: 470.6, E(): 1.5e-138), with protein sequence MFARSASKSVVSSLRTVQAPVGVRYYASAFNSSTPTSAFAGKKGADGNYTVTLIPGDGIGPEIANSVKQIFKAAQVPIVWEEVDVTPILKDGKTVIPDDAIKSIKKNTVALKGPLATPIGKGHVSLNLTLRRTFSLFANVRPCVSIKGYKTPYDNVNTVLIRENTEGEYSGIEHEIVDGVVQSIKLITREASERVARYAFHYASESGRNKVTAVHKANIMKMSDGMFLTACRDVAKEYPNISYDEDLLDRVCLRIASDPSPFADRVMVMPNLYGDILSDLSAGLIGGLGLTPSGNIGKDASIFEAVHGSAPDIEGKGLANPTALLLSSLMMLRHMSLYELADKIEKAALSTIAEGKAITRDLGGKAGTKEYTDAILSKL